One window of Dysidea avara chromosome 11, odDysAvar1.4, whole genome shotgun sequence genomic DNA carries:
- the LOC136238035 gene encoding uncharacterized protein, producing the protein MKNSSSAGSPFCTVLRFSAVVDIISKLLILGMLIACLVVSVKSLDIDESVSPDSDIDRYWTTAPVKGIAALWTIVVVSIGIAIELILAPLRIITLKCCGKFTIIFEVLDIARYILLALAVLIAFGMYTGIRAEYPEFADECERDYPGDSGCDRVRERGDDFLPAIVITIVTVAVVAAGLVWEIIYIILNATCVTKASTENPL; encoded by the exons ATGAAAAATAGTTCTAGTGCAGGCTCACCCTTTTGTACCGTTCTACGTTTTTCCGCAGTGGTGGACATAATTAGTAAATTACTCATATTG GGGATGCTGATAGCTTGTCTGGTTGTCAGTGTTAAATCACTGGACATTGATGAGAGCGTTTCACCTGATTCAGACATTGATAGATACTGGACCACTGCCCCTGTTAAAGGTATTGCTGCTTTGTGGACCATTGTGGTGGTATCCATTGGTATTGCCATTGAATTGATACTTGCACCATTGCGCATCATTACTTTAAAATGTTGTGGCAAATTCACCATTATATTTGAAGTTTTG GACATAGCTCGGTACATTCTACTTGCTCTTGCGGTTCTGATAGCTTTTGGTATGTATACTGGAATCAGAGCAGAGTATCCTGAGTTTGCTGATGAATGTGAAAGAGATTATCCTGGAGACTCAGGTTGCGACCGTGTAAGGGAACGTGGTGATGATTTCTTGCCAGCTATT GTGATTACTATAGTGACGGTTGCCGTTGTTGCTGCTGGATTGGTATGGGAGATCATTTATATAATTTTGAATGCTACTTGTGTTACCAAAGCAAGTACAGAGAATCCATTGTAA